CAATTTATGAACGGCACTGGATGGTGAATTAGCGCCACCAACTGTTTATCTCAAGGAAATTCCTACTGTTTTACATTAGTTGAcggttctctctgtctgtctctgtctctctctcattcaggTCGGATGTACCTCGGGGGCTACAGGCCTGTTTTGGAGCCCCTCCCCCACCACACCTCCACCAGCAATGTCaacctggaggagcagggggcagATAACCGGGACGGCCAGAGTCCCAAACATCCCCGCCGCGGGCCACTCAtggtgtaacacacacacacacacacacacacacacacacacacacacacacacacacacacacacacacacacacacacacacacacacgtaacctGCTCTGTCCAGAGTCCGCTCTTCTTACCCTGTCATAGTGCTGCATTGCTGGACTCTGTCCTCGCTGAACAGGGAAACCCGTCCCCACCTCTCTCGACGTCTCCGCCGAATCTCCTCTCGagcagaaagaggggggaagaggaaacaAACGGCATCACCTCTCCACTGTACACTTTAATCTCACAGAagtttcctttattttattttattttttatgtctgtGACCTAACTTGTTGTGGGACTTATTATCTTACTGcgacattattatttattacttgTAGGTGTAACCAATGAGTGCTATGTATCGTGACACTATCTTTAGAAACATACATGCTgctccctcccttttttcttcccctttcccttcccttccccttccttttccttctctcttctcctgtctcTGTTACCAGCCAAACAGTCAGGGGCTACTGTGATCGGCAATCGGATTTATTACTAAtgtacttcttcttctctgttatAAACTGTGCGCTGAATGAGTGGTGGGACACTATATAAAATCAGCTCACAACGGACTACCTTACTTCACCATAGCAAACTAAAAAGGTTCAGACTCCTCTCCTCGGATCAGGGAGCTCTCAACTCTCGACTTCACATGCAGCTTTCGAACTCCTAcccgttttttttccttctcatcctGCCATGATTTTTCAAAACACGTCGAACGTCGCGGAATGTGAATACAAGAAATGCTCGGACTTGTGAGGTGGCATACGAGCCAAGAAATGTCAGCCAAATGAACactaatggacaaaaaaaaaagaagaaaaaaaaagagatacatCACACAGAATGTAACATGGAAGAAGCGGGAATGTACGTGACGTCTAAATCGTCACTTAAACTGGAATTAAACACGAACTCTGAACCTTAAACTTGATCTTTAGATACACGCccaccacgacaccctctgctTCTGCGGCCACATGTTAGCATGTCGGGATTCCTTTCTCCATCTTTGCAACTGGAAATCCACGAGTTACCACCAAGCAATAAAGATGCCGCAGCCgcatctcttcctttttcttctgcaggagGACGCTCATTTACAGTCCAGACAACGACGAGACTGTGTTTGCACTGACCTCTTACATTCAAATCCAGacatttcagtgtgtttcaatgttatttttcaaatttttttttgtcattgtaaaaagaaaacaacctaCAGTGGAGTTCAAAAATGTTAACGTGAGATATAAGCCACACTGTCGTTAGCTGGCGTTTTGTTCATCCTCATGATCATCGACCCGACGAGCCCTTCTTCTTCCCATTTGTGAAGCTTttagttgttttggttttgtataACCTTTTAATGTATAGCTCCGACCCGTTGTTGTCGCTGTTCTCCGTtcctgtgtttttgatttgttgcaAAACACTGTGCCGTTTATTCGAATGTGGATGAAAACATGTGAAACAATTTGTAAAAAGGTTTACACacttgcgcgcgcacacacacccattgtGCGCTCACATAACTGAAAAGGGACGATATCAACATTTAATGCACTATTAGCTGTTTCCTAGACGACACACGTTGCGGTGCATGAGGCGATAGTAGAGTAAGCATGTTAGTCTAGGTCGGCCTGCACCCTCTTGTAGAATACTCGATGACGGATCACTGCACACACATTAAAGCCGCTCCATATCCTTCTGTAGTGTTATCTGAATCGGTCGCTGGCTCCTTATTCCCCTTGGCCAAAGCGTTGAGGTCAAGACTACTGCACTACTATATCCAAGCTGCAAACAGTCGTGTGATTACAGTCCGAATGTGCAGATGAAGCCGTTGTCTGGCACCGCTCGCAGTGTGATATCAGAGGGATGGGTTGCGAAGCTGCAAGGACCCCACTTTTCTAGAATcataagtacaaaaaaaaaatgtcaaagaaaatatcaaacGGACAATAAAGTTTTTGCAACTTAACCATCGCTGAGTGGTTTGCTGTTGATGTAAATGGGAACGATTCGATCAACGAGGTTCGTGAAAAAACCAACGCTGCTCCGAGATGTTTCCCAGCTTGGTCACCGTCACAGAAACTTTTTCATATAATAAATCCGCAcagatttattatatttgtcaaAAGAGACTATGACTTACCATGGCTGTAAATCATCACCTTTTCCACAGAGCAAAATTAATTATTCGTCTGCTCAACTTTACTTAGATATtactgttttttccccacattaaTTATGTTCAGTATttgcaaaatgttaaaatcCCCTTCCCCTCATGTGCCCATACACTTTTATCTtcagtcacaaaaaaataatttaaaatccaaaaaacATTAACTGCTCAACTGTTCAATAGAAATACACCAAACATTGACTAATCAGAAAAGTAATGAgtaacaaacataaaacatatttagttgCAGCTCTGGCCCGATTGTTAATAAAGCTCCAGCGTAATCACCGCCAAGTCCATTAAAATACCAAAATACTTCATAACCCAAATGTTCTTTGTAAATAGTCATTCGTCTGTGATGCTCATGCTGCTGGCAGGGGACgacagcaacagcagctgtaATGAGAATGTGTGGGTTCGAATGAGGAGTTCTTAATGTCGTTACCCACGTCGGTTTGGTGATCAAGTTGCTCTCTAATTGAATTTCTTCCTCACTCGTCCtttgctgctcttcctctgtaACAGTAAATGTCTGTTTCGTAAAGTGGACGCACACCCACTTTGCCTTCGTCGCCGCAGTCAAATAAGTATTCAGGGCGCTGTGAATTCCCATTGTCGCTGCTTTCGGACAGATGAATCCTCGCCACCTGCCTTTCCCCttagtgtttcattgtacaTCACTCACCCCTTAAAGCACTCACCTGCAGCCTCACCTGCCTTTATTATCAAAGCAGAGCCTGATGTATACTGtctgtccccctctcctcctccgtaaACCAATTACGGCGTGTGTCCGTCCGTGATGTCCGCAGAGGGAGGGGTTTCTCATCTCAGGCAGTGGCGAGTGGTCAGTCATTGTGTCCTGCTCTCATCAGTTCAAAACCAAAGGACGGCGACACAGAgtgggttacacacacacacacacacacacacacacacacacactgggttgGAAGCTGCtataacacacactcacacacctgcagcTATAACACAAAGTTCTAGATATGGTGCCTGTGGTTttcgtcttcgtcctcctcttcctcaaagGTAAGACTGTGTTGTATGAAGATATTTGAACCTTGGTAAAAAtgtctcatttattcatttttgggATGCAGTGTACTTTAAGACCCCCCTGTTGACATTTATTAACGGTAAATTAACATTTACTAAATGTTTTAGAATACACTAAATTGTAGTTTTAAGCAGATATTTGATAtgattaatgtatttttataccAACTGCAAGTTAATGTGTCTCATTAGGAGAGGTCCATCACATTAAAACAGCATTGATTTGAATTGTGTCAACTACATGTTAATGTTAACAATTTGAAGTTGTAGTGTTTTATTaacagacttttctttttttaccatgaCTCCAGggtcttttacattttcttgttgTAAGATGTTTTCTTTCCATACTCTCGTTGCTGTAATGGATCGATGCTGCTATAAACAGGCGATAAAGTTTCTGTGTGGACGGAATCTTATCTTTGATAACTGTGTTACTGTAGATGGCACGTCCTCTAAGAAAGTATGCAGTTACCAGGACGTTCTGGATTACCTGAACCTGACCACCGACAACAGTGTGTTTAAACTGACCCGGCCCGTTCTCGACCACACGCACCAAACCACGATAGAGCTGGACCTCATCCTCTTCGCCATCCTGGCTGTGGTAGGTGCTGCATGGGTGTTTATTGTACAGCCGATGAATTCTGCCATGTAGTTGATTctttctgacgtgtgtgtgtgtgtgtgtgtgtgtgtgtgtgtgttcacaggttGAGAAATCACAGACTTTCATTCCTTTCGTCTGGGTATCAACGGTGAGTGGAGTGGACGGAGTGAAACCATAGACTGTgcataaagatggatgacatgacataTCTGCCAccctggctgcagtataggtcgtAAACGCCGTCTCCTCCATGTGAGCATAtctgggacatggaccaaatgcaaaaatcttttttttcttccaaaaatgGTTTCTATCATTTTACAGTAgttagttcttatcacactgtgGTATGTTCAAGAGTTCATGTTTCTCATAAGTTTGTCTttgattagttatttgatgctataaaaaaaacagggttcAATGTCATCTTCCATCTTTATTCAAAGtctataaatatatgtatatgtatatgaaaCTTTATAaattttagttttcattatttaaataaaaaatgtcatcttaCATCAGgatattctgtttttaattgaaatttGTCTAAAATttgtctttatctctctctttaaaTGAGAATTAACCTTTGATTCATTGCAGATTTGGAACAACGAATACATTTCATGGGACCCCGCTCAGTTTTGTGGAATAACAGAAGTTTCACTTCCTAAAGAGATGCTCTGGAAACCAGACCTCTTCATCTATGAGATGTGAGCTGAGTTTATTCAAGGATACGAAGACAATTGCcgaatttcccagtttgggatcaataaagtacctatctatctatctatctatctatctatccatctatctatctatccatctatctatccatctatccatctatccatctatctatctatctatttatctatctatctatctatctatctatctatctatccatctatctatctatccatctatctatccatctatccatctatctatctatctatttatctatctatctatccatctatctatctatctatctatctatttatccatctttccatctatctatctatcatctatctatctatctatctatccatctatcatctatctatctatctatctatctatctatctaacatAATTTGACATGTTGGTAACTACGAAGTAGTTACTTGCTTTCTTGCAGTATTGATtagacaatttaaaaataatgtgatAGGCATTATGGCCAAATCTACTCCCAAATGGCCAAATTAATTGGATTAAATGCAGTGAATTAATCAAAAGGGAGGTTTGGTAGAGAATGGGGAGTGTTATTTTCTCTGCACAGATACAGCTTTGTAACGTAAAGTAATTATTTTTCCGGACGCCATACATCCCGTGTTTGTTCAGCGGTCGAATGGCTCAACTGTGTGCTCACCTTAATTTACTAACacaaacgtttttttaaaagatgatgatgatgatgagaaagCACATTGTCCTGCAGTGGACAAAGCCTATATTGACTTTGGATTCAGTCCGGGATTAGTGTGACGTATCGGATGGCTCGATGCTTTACGAACACACAGCTTGAAAAGATTTTGTGCGTGTTTTTCTCAGGGTACACAAAGACGAGTCCCCTCACAATCCCTTCATTTACATATCGCACGACGGGGTGGTCACGCTCGAAGACGACATAAATGTGGTCAGCACCTGCAAGATGGACATGCACAAGTTCCCCTTTGACACACAGAGATGCAACATCTCCATCGGATCGGCGATCCACTCGGGTGAGGGAGTGAGTCCGCCCTATGGGCAGTGACGTGTCGAAGGCCTCTTCTGTATAGAAGAAAGACTTAAGGACAATGGAGACTGTGTTGTTTGGAATTTTGTGGTACCTAGTAGTTGTTCTGTATCTCTTTGTTCAAGATTTCATCTCTTTTTGGTATTTTGTGTATCCGTATATTCAttctctttgtagttgttgtgcgtctgattgtgtgtattttgcatttttctttctgtcattttgcaactcttctctctcaccGCAGTCGCAGAAGTCCGGATCATCCCTTTCTCCAACTCGTCTCGGGCCACACAGTTTTCCCGGGAGCTGATGAAGACTCAAGGGGAGTGGGAGTTCCTCCAGCTGGCTGTCGACACCGTGAATTTGAGCTACAACAACAGACAGTTTGAACAGCTCATATACACTGTACGCAGAGATGCAGACGGGTGACGAATGACAGGAAAAGCCTAAAGCTGGATAAAGTGGTCTCTGAATGGTTTGAGGAACATTATGTGAATCATATGCTGTGGTTTCTAACTCTCAATCCAATGAAGAGTGTTGTGTTTCGACAGCACCACTTTCCACCATCATTGACACACTAAATAAAGGAACATCTTTCAGAATTTGGATAATCTCAATCCGAACCTGTTCAGAAAGTTCATTGTGGACAATTAATGTAGGTTTTTCCTTCAGTTTGTCACCCatctactgtatttatatatatatatatagtaagtTTTTCACTCCAAAAATGTCATAATCTCTGTTGTCACTTGGTCGAATCTTGACCCTTGTTTTCCTACAGTTCACCATTAAGAGGAGGCCCCTCCTCCATGTCATCAACTTCCTGTTGCCCATCCTGTTCTTCTTGAGTCTGGATCTCGCCTCCTACTTCATCTCGGACCACAGGGGAGAGAAGCTGGGCTTCAAGGTCACCGTGCTGCTGGCGATCTCCGTCCTGCTGCTCATCCTGAACGACATCCTGCCCTCCATGTCCAACAGGACTCCTCTCATAGGTACCACCCCCTGGTCCAGACTCCAGCTTCCAAGACACGGAAAGTGCACGGAAAAATTAGGGTTTGGTAGAAATGAGTTCCCAGGAATCTCAAAACCTGGGCAAATGACACCAAAACAATCTGCATATGTAAATATTACCCCTGTTTCTGATTTGACAGAAACGTTCAACTTAATTTCAACCCACACATCCCAAAACAAGACATAGTGATtgcctgtttcctcctctcagcGACCTACTGCATCGTGATCTTTGCTCTGATGCTGCTCAGTCTGCTGGAGACCATATTGGTCATATATCTGATGGAAATCGACTCCCAGGAGAGGCTGAAGGACGACGGGGAGCACGCGCGGAAAAAAGGCGAAACGGACGACTGTACAGCAGGTGAGACCCACATCGCAGACAAGAGCGGTTTGCATACACAATTTATCAGaagctgaaatatgtttttggttttagtCCTTTATCTAAAAAACTAATTTCTCAGCTTTTCTTTGCAACAGTCAGGATGTACGAATAAAACAATACAACTCTGTTTAAAGATTCTAACTGTGTGTGCCTTGATTCTTCCATACTTggatatttacagtaaaaaggTTGAGGAACTGAGAATCATTTTGCCTCACACAGTTAtcgttgttgtgttttcagagaaggaaagacagaccCGCTGTTCATGCATCTGCAAAGTGTCAGACGGTGAAAAAGAGCATGAAATGCTGCCTGTGGCTGAGGAGGTACAGGGATCTAGATACAGATACAATCTTTTACATGCAACAGGTTAAAATCTGGAGTCTTGAGTGACTGAGATGGTATTAACAAATGTACTCTAACATATTTCAACATCACAGTATAACATTTTAATCGTGGGACAACACTTGCAGGACTGCGTATTTTAGCATTTCACAGCAGTATCCTAATGTTTGTATTTCGCTGCAGGTGTTTGTGCAGGTCAACGGAAGCGTTCAGTCGCGAGAGGCTcgtgtgctgctgttgattctggaggagctgaagcgGCTGCAGAAGCTCCTGGACCTGCACCTCAGTcccagagaggagggagggcgcTTCGTCCTCTGGGCCACGAGAATCAACAGAGTCTTCTTCATTTCCTACGTCGCCTCTGTGACGCTGTTTCTATCCCTCATCTTCAATGAATGGAACAGTTAGATGTCCACAGTGAATACTCCGTAGTGCCTCAGTATCTGTATCGTAAGTCCCCCACCTGAATGAATTTGATAGAGTTGGTATTTGTGCTGTTTTGAATCAACTCATATGTGGTTTAGCTGAGATAATTTGAATTGTTTGAATCAATTGCCTTTGAATCtgcttgtttgaaaatgtctaaTAAATATTCCATGTTGGTTTACAGCCACAGAAAGCAGGATACAGTTAATATTaaatgctgaagaaaaacagacaactcTGACAGACAATTTAAATTAATGATCAATTTGTTGACTAGAATAAACAAGGCAATTAAGGATGGCAAACGTTCCTCCCATTCACGTCAATTTGCATATggcatttaaaacattttcaaaaaattggtacttgacatttgacctttaaagaAAGGTTAAATGTGATGACAATTCACGGACTTTGACCTCATTTTTTCTGCACGAAGATGAAATCATGAGTCAAGTCGGATGTGACATAACCAAAAGGCCTTCTCAATACAACCATTGGTTCATGAGATGTATAAGATAATATATTTCATGGTCACAACCACCTCTTAAAACCTTGTGTGACAGGAGAAGAGACGAAGTGGATCAAATTGAATCCAGTCTTCATTCAGACAAACGGATCTTTCCCTCCTGTCGCCTTTCACCTCACAGCTCATCGGTCACTCAGGCTCTAAACCAATCAAGTCCCTTCTCACCGGGTAGGCGTCCTGTATACGCTGTATAAATAACCCCAGTGTTGTTACGTCATTGAACAGGTTTATTTTTGTCAGCAGTGATGAGTGTAGCGTGCAGAGAAATTATGCAATGTTGTCATAAACGTGCaacatatcagaaaaaaaaggccgtAATTATTCCCGCCACTGTGTCGTCAGcttctttaaatttattattcCTGGACTCTTCTCCCAGAGGTCCGGTGCTGCCATTTTGAATGGTTATAAAAAATCTATTAGTTTCAATGTGCAATATTCAAATTTCAGCCCTACAGCTTCCCCACGCAGTGTCTCTGTGCCACCACTAGGTGGCgtggtctcttttttttgcaaatagaCATGGCTTTGAAtcttcatgttctgtttgaTAGGACTGGCCTTTTCCACAGCGAGtcgaatcacacacacacacacacacacaatcaatcgcacgcacacactgaaataTACTTAGTATCAGTAAGTTTATAGGACCAAGCACAAAAATTCTAAGTTCTCATTTTGCAGAATGACCCACGTACAATATGTTCCTCATACAAAGAGGCATTAAATGGAAATAACCAGGTAAAGTACAGGTACCTCAATGTTGTACTTAATTACTTGAATAAATGTACTTGTACACTGATACTCAATCATCCATCTCAGCAGGTGAATGATTCATATAAGCTATATATAAATTATCAAACAGTACCACTGCATAGCATACTATTTTATAACTGTAACTAAACTGTAGTGAGGTAATGTGAAACAGTTAATTATACTGgcataataaaatataataactgAGAGTTTGTCAGTATTTTTCGCTCAGACGAGTGGGATTTCCtcgaaaaagttttttttgctgcagtttcTGTACTTACTTTTACTCGCCTCTTGTTCACCGTCTACAAAAGCCACAGAGAGACGCTGTGATGACTGTGATTGTGGGAGTCGGTCTCCAAACGGCTATTAGACTAATGacatttgaggagaaaaaagaaaacactagGTCTGGCAATTAGTTTTCCGTCCAGCCCCCTCACAGTCTGAGGCAGTGGTGGCATCGCTGTGACAGACTTAGGTAGATCTGCAGACAATAGTGGGAGAACACAGCGACGCGACGTTTGCTGTTGCAGTCATGAGGCCCGTCGCTtccgtcctcctgctcctcctcgtcgccggTAAGCTCGACACATGCGGGTGGATCCCGAGAAGCAGGAACAGGTTTTCTTCAATATGTGTcgtctcaattttttttacttcactcaAACTGATTTCAAGGGAAAGGTCTGATGATTCTTGATGATGTGTGTTGTCACTGGCATTTGTCTGCTAGTATAGGAAAACGACCCGTGTGAGAATTTAAGTGTGAATCATGCcacatggtgaaaaatgtcattttctagAATATACCCATCAGATGTAAAAGCTCCAAAAGTGTTAGTGGATAGAAACTTTGCAAACCTAATTCAGGGTAAATGCATTTGGACATGTAACCGCAGATAAGCCTTGTTTGAACCTAGAGGACTCTGTAATCCTCACTCGTCTTAATGGTCTCTCTGTGACCACAGCCGCTGGGTATTACTGCACATGTTTGCGAGCAGGtggtttttattgtttgatgAGCATTTCAGAGGCAGCAGATTCCCACCCACTCAGGCTGATGTTTTCCATTTCTCATAAAAGTAGAAGTACTCAAGACAGTGAGTTGTGGTGTTCTGACGAACCGCCAGGACTCTGGATTTACAAGAAAAGGCGGGAGCATGGGAGGGAGCGTCTCCCTGATTTCTAGGGTGAATGAAGTCCTTGTGCTCGTTCCACAGATGGAGTTAACTGTCAGGATAAGTGCAGTTATCAGGATGTTTTGAACCACCTGAACTTGaccaaaaacaatgagctgTTCTCCATGACCCGGCCCGTGAAGAACCACAGACGCCCCACACAGGTTTACCTGGAGGTTCTGCTCTATGCCATTCTGGATGTGGTGAGTGCTCGAATGATCATCAGGATTTACACTCACTAGTTAATACGTTTGTCTACAAACTATTTCCTGAATAAATTGACTGTATGGCAAAGTAattgatatttttgaaaaaagtcaCGCCGTCCACTCCGGCGCGAGacattttcaagttttattCCACggaaaaatgtgaacatttgctgaacaaaatgtgtaaaagtaaTAAACGTTCGTTTGTTTCCCAAGATCtcactggctttttttttcttgaagaaaCACCAGGAAGTAAATGCAGCTGCAGGAACATGGAGGAAGTTGAAATTGATTGAACAaaagtgtgatgtgtgttttttacaggTTGAGAAAGACCAAAAATTCATTCCCTACGTTTGGACTGTCATGGTGAgtactttcatttttcagtgcCCTTTCGATTcctgtccctctttctctttctcactattcttattttttttgttcctgtttttgttgACTCCTGTTCTCCGCCGCAGAGGTGGCACAACGAATACATCTCCTGGGATCCAAATCAGTTTTGTGGCATTGATAATGTCTCTCTTCCCACTGAGATGTTGTGGAAGCCAGATCTCACTATCGAAGAAATGTAAGTATAAATGAAGGCTGTTGAAATATTGGAAACCCATTTTTATTCTTGCCAAAGGTAGCGAAGCAATTCCTGCCCTCAAGTCAACCCACATCATTACATTCACACAATCATTTCCATGCCATGAGGTTTACacgttttaaatgttttttccgtGCAGGACAGAAAAGGACAGAGCTTCTCCGAGTCCTTATCTCTCTATCAACGATAGAGGTGACGTGGAAGTCCAGAATGACCACGTGCTGGTCAGCACCTGCAGGATGCACATTTATAATTTCCCCTTCGACATACAGAGCTGCAACCTCTCCTTCAAGTCGGTCATACACACCGGTGAGAGCGTGACGTACTGTCGTCTGgtctaaaaacacaaacccagaGCGCTGATGATCAGTGAGCAGAGTCTGACCCTGATCAAGTTCTATAACAAGTTATCAATTACattacactgaaaacaaagatattgtacattaaaatatttttttagatgtTTCATACGTCATGcaataacaaaaatgtgaacaaatccATTTGATGGGGTATAGCCCTACTTTTCCCCAATGACTGAATTATGCCGCTGTAACAACTTTTGAGGTTTTTAAcgcttgtgtttctgtgtcgtAACAATGACACTGCCCTTACGGTCTCTGCAATCAATccaccaatcaatcaatcaatcaatcaatcaatcaatcaatcaacccaCCAACCTACCAATAccttatctatctatcaatacCCTACTGTCTCTgctatcaatcaatcaatcaatcaatcaatttatccgtccatccattcatcatccatccatccaatcatacatccatccatctatccatccatccatgcaacaaccatccatccatccaactatgcatccatccattcatccatccatccatccaaacaTCCAATCATGCATCCAtccttctgtctgtccatccatgcaacaaacaaaccaaccaacaatccatccatccaactatGCATCCGTCCATCCAcgcaaccaaccaaccatccatccatcccttttTGTTACCCCACCCAACTAattccacctccctcctcagtTAAGGACATTCGTCTCCGACCGAGCGACAACTCCTCGGAGGCGACGGAGTGGTCACGGGAGGTGATGCGGACGCAGTACGAATGGCTGTTCATCAACATGACGGTCACCGCCAACAACGCCAGTGATCTACTCAGCCAAGACATCATTGTTTACACTGTGGGTATAAAGACTCAGATTGACACTAACATGTCAACAATCACTTTATGAAAGTAGAGTTTGTCATCAGCAGTTGTGCAGGAGAAAGTATTTCACCTTAAACCTCATTTCACAGATCAACATGAGGAGGAGATCTGTCCTCTACATCGTCAACTTCATCCTACCCATCCTGTTCTTCTTGAGTCTGGACTTGGCCTCGTTCCTGATCTCGGACAGCGGGGGCGAGAAGCTGAGCTTCAAGGTCACTGTGCTGCTCGCCGTCACTGTGCTACAGCTTATTCTGAATGAAATTCTGCCTTCCTCGTCCAACAGTATCCCACTTATAGGTAAAGAAGCTCAGAGTCTTTCCCTTATTGGACTGTACGCATTGTACCTGTAGTTGTTCACCTGCAACAATGGTTCTGCCTTCTCCCTTCAGCCGTCTACTGCATCGGGATTTTTGCTCTGATGATGCTCAGCCTCATGGA
This Scophthalmus maximus strain ysfricsl-2021 chromosome 16, ASM2237912v1, whole genome shotgun sequence DNA region includes the following protein-coding sequences:
- the LOC118287697 gene encoding 5-hydroxytryptamine receptor 3A-like isoform X3, with translation MVPVVFVFVLLFLKDGTSSKKVCSYQDVLDYLNLTTDNSVFKLTRPVLDHTHQTTIELDLILFAILAVVEKSQTFIPFVWVSTIWNNEYISWDPAQFCGITEVSLPKEMLWKPDLFIYEMVHKDESPHNPFIYISHDGVVTLEDDINVVSTCKMDMHKFPFDTQRCNISIGSAIHSVAEVRIIPFSNSSRATQFSRELMKTQGEWEFLQLAVDTVNLSYNNRQFEQLIYTFTIKRRPLLHVINFLLPILFFLSLDLASYFISDHRGEKLGFKVTVLLAISVLLLILNDILPSMSNRTPLIATYCIVIFALMLLSLLETILVIYLMEIDSQERLKDDGEHARKKGETDDCTAEKERQTRCSCICKVSDGEKEHEMLPVAEEVFVQVNGSVQSREARVLLLILEELKRLQKLLDLHLSPREEGGRFVLWATRINRVFFISYVASVTLFLSLIFNEWNS
- the LOC118287697 gene encoding 5-hydroxytryptamine receptor 3A-like isoform X2 → MSAEGGVSHLRQWRVVSHCVLLSSVQNQRTATQNGTSSKKVCSYQDVLDYLNLTTDNSVFKLTRPVLDHTHQTTIELDLILFAILAVVEKSQTFIPFVWVSTIWNNEYISWDPAQFCGITEVSLPKEMLWKPDLFIYEMVHKDESPHNPFIYISHDGVVTLEDDINVVSTCKMDMHKFPFDTQRCNISIGSAIHSVAEVRIIPFSNSSRATQFSRELMKTQGEWEFLQLAVDTVNLSYNNRQFEQLIYTFTIKRRPLLHVINFLLPILFFLSLDLASYFISDHRGEKLGFKVTVLLAISVLLLILNDILPSMSNRTPLIATYCIVIFALMLLSLLETILVIYLMEIDSQERLKDDGEHARKKGETDDCTAEKERQTRCSCICKVSDGEKEHEMLPVAEEVFVQVNGSVQSREARVLLLILEELKRLQKLLDLHLSPREEGGRFVLWATRINRVFFISYVASVTLFLSLIFNEWNS
- the LOC124849320 gene encoding 5-hydroxytryptamine receptor 3A-like, producing MEQLDVHSEYSVVPQYLYHGVNCQDKCSYQDVLNHLNLTKNNELFSMTRPVKNHRRPTQVYLEVLLYAILDVVEKDQKFIPYVWTVMRWHNEYISWDPNQFCGIDNVSLPTEMLWKPDLTIEEMTEKDRASPSPYLSINDRGDVEVQNDHVLVSTCRMHIYNFPFDIQSCNLSFKSVIHTVKDIRLRPSDNSSEATEWSREVMRTQYEWLFINMTVTANNASDLLSQDIIVYTINMRRRSVLYIVNFILPILFFLSLDLASFLISDSGGEKLSFKVTVLLAVTVLQLILNEILPSSSNSIPLIAVYCIGIFALMMLSLMETILVMYLIEKDPRDKETVKKQSLSKDCNNQGKANIHNCHEEMHKWTHQCARIYDGAGETSSELLPVAKEHTGGKLVEEYGALEEVSDELRKVEKTLTLLLRSRRDEFEPGYWTRVAQRVNKAFFIFYVTLVCLFLIVLFLKWKCNDE
- the LOC118287697 gene encoding 5-hydroxytryptamine receptor 3A-like isoform X1, whose amino-acid sequence is MTPGSFTFSCCKMFSFHTLVAVMDRCCYKQAIKFLCGRNLIFDNCVTVDGTSSKKVCSYQDVLDYLNLTTDNSVFKLTRPVLDHTHQTTIELDLILFAILAVVEKSQTFIPFVWVSTIWNNEYISWDPAQFCGITEVSLPKEMLWKPDLFIYEMVHKDESPHNPFIYISHDGVVTLEDDINVVSTCKMDMHKFPFDTQRCNISIGSAIHSVAEVRIIPFSNSSRATQFSRELMKTQGEWEFLQLAVDTVNLSYNNRQFEQLIYTFTIKRRPLLHVINFLLPILFFLSLDLASYFISDHRGEKLGFKVTVLLAISVLLLILNDILPSMSNRTPLIATYCIVIFALMLLSLLETILVIYLMEIDSQERLKDDGEHARKKGETDDCTAEKERQTRCSCICKVSDGEKEHEMLPVAEEVFVQVNGSVQSREARVLLLILEELKRLQKLLDLHLSPREEGGRFVLWATRINRVFFISYVASVTLFLSLIFNEWNS